A region from the Cryptosporangium arvum DSM 44712 genome encodes:
- a CDS encoding IclR family transcriptional regulator, with product MRRATELLAAFTPDRSALSLTQLAQRTGLPLTTAHRLLGVLVDCGLLERDEDGMFHVGLRLWEIASLAPRGLGLREVALPFMEDLYAVTHENVQLAIRDGLESVFVERIAGRTAVPVLTRVGGRFPLHPTGIGRVLLAHAPAEIQEKVLAAPLQAFTPLTVTDPAALRRILGDVKAHGYAINDRQVTMDSLSVAAPIHGPNGDVVAAVSIVVLAGTALPAALAPMVQAAARGISRSLRAERK from the coding sequence GTGCGCCGGGCCACCGAGTTGCTCGCCGCGTTCACGCCCGACCGGTCCGCGCTGAGCCTCACGCAGCTCGCGCAGCGCACCGGGCTGCCGCTCACGACCGCTCACCGGCTGCTCGGCGTGCTCGTCGACTGCGGCCTGCTCGAACGCGACGAGGACGGCATGTTCCACGTCGGCCTGCGGCTGTGGGAGATCGCGTCGCTGGCGCCCCGGGGCCTCGGACTGCGCGAGGTGGCGCTGCCGTTCATGGAGGACCTGTACGCGGTGACGCACGAGAACGTGCAGCTCGCGATCCGCGACGGCCTCGAGTCGGTGTTCGTCGAGCGGATCGCCGGCCGCACCGCGGTGCCCGTCCTGACCCGGGTCGGGGGCCGGTTCCCGCTGCATCCGACCGGCATCGGCCGGGTGCTACTGGCCCACGCACCGGCCGAGATCCAGGAGAAAGTGCTGGCCGCCCCGCTCCAGGCGTTCACTCCGCTGACCGTGACCGACCCGGCGGCACTCCGGCGCATCCTCGGCGACGTGAAAGCGCACGGCTACGCGATCAACGACCGCCAGGTGACGATGGACTCCCTCTCGGTGGCCGCCCCGATCCACGGCCCCAACGGCGACGTCGTCGCGGCCGTCTCGATCGTCGTGCTCGCCGGCACCGCCCTGCCCGCCGCCCTGGCCCCCATGGTGCAGGCCGCCGCCCGCGGCATCTCCCGCTCCCTCCGCGCCGAACGCAAATAG